The following proteins are encoded in a genomic region of Natronorubrum halophilum:
- the ribB gene encoding 3,4-dihydroxy-2-butanone-4-phosphate synthase yields MTGHHAGARSNASAPSERSATDAAGTVDSALESLRAGDPVLVHDAADREGETDLIYHADAVDSDAVARLRNDAGGLVCVALDHDTADAFDLPFYTEEVDHPATGDHELGYDERSSFSLTVNHRDTYTGITDNDRSTTIRALGEAAAAVDETTFADEFRVPGHVHLLKAAPGLLEQREGHTELGVALAEAADLSPAVVVCEMLDDETGEALTPADARAYADRHGFVYLEGSDVLERLG; encoded by the coding sequence ATGACGGGCCACCACGCCGGGGCGCGATCGAACGCGAGCGCGCCCAGCGAGCGGAGCGCGACGGACGCGGCGGGCACCGTCGACAGCGCCCTCGAGTCGCTGCGAGCCGGCGATCCCGTTCTCGTACACGACGCGGCCGACCGCGAGGGCGAGACGGATCTGATCTATCACGCCGACGCCGTCGATTCCGACGCCGTCGCCCGACTTCGAAACGACGCCGGTGGACTCGTCTGCGTCGCACTCGATCACGACACCGCCGACGCGTTCGACCTGCCCTTTTACACCGAGGAGGTCGACCACCCCGCGACCGGCGACCACGAACTCGGCTACGACGAACGCTCGTCGTTCTCGTTGACGGTCAACCACCGGGACACCTACACCGGCATCACGGACAACGATCGCTCGACGACGATCCGGGCGCTCGGCGAGGCCGCCGCCGCGGTCGACGAGACGACGTTCGCCGACGAGTTTCGCGTTCCCGGCCACGTCCACCTGCTGAAAGCCGCACCCGGCCTTCTCGAGCAGCGGGAGGGCCACACCGAACTCGGCGTCGCCCTCGCCGAGGCCGCCGATCTCTCGCCCGCCGTCGTCGTCTGTGAGATGCTGGACGACGAAACCGGCGAGGCGTTGACTCCCGCCGACGCCCGCGCGTACGCGGATCGCCACGGATTCGTGTACCTCGAGGGGAGCGACGTCCTCGAACGGCTGGGATAG
- a CDS encoding DUF120 domain-containing protein, with translation MSVLAESAVGHDELAVLKLLALEGGLEGDVKISCSHLAERLNASNQTASRRLQRLESAGLLERDTVSDGQWVAITDDGEHTLHAEYEDYRRIFETKSEIELDGTVTSGMGEGRHYISLPGYKRQFEDRLGYEPFPGTLNVDLRDDSVRRRSAIASLEPVPIDGWEDEERTYGPAVCHRATIETVEGDRYESAHIIAPERTHHDEDQLEVIAPDKLRAELGLEDDDHVTVYVGDRQ, from the coding sequence ATGTCAGTACTAGCTGAGTCCGCCGTCGGGCACGACGAACTCGCCGTGCTCAAACTGCTCGCACTCGAGGGGGGACTCGAGGGCGACGTCAAGATCTCCTGTTCTCACCTTGCGGAGCGACTCAACGCATCGAACCAGACCGCCTCGCGGCGACTCCAGCGGCTCGAGAGCGCGGGGTTACTCGAGCGAGATACGGTCAGCGACGGCCAGTGGGTGGCGATCACCGACGACGGCGAGCACACGCTCCACGCCGAGTACGAGGACTACCGTCGCATCTTCGAGACGAAGTCGGAGATCGAACTCGACGGCACCGTCACCAGCGGCATGGGTGAAGGGCGTCACTACATCTCGCTGCCGGGCTACAAACGCCAGTTCGAGGACCGACTCGGCTACGAGCCGTTCCCCGGCACCCTGAACGTGGACCTGCGGGACGACAGCGTCCGTCGCCGGAGCGCGATCGCCTCCCTCGAGCCGGTTCCGATCGACGGCTGGGAGGACGAGGAACGCACCTACGGCCCCGCAGTCTGTCATCGCGCCACGATCGAGACGGTCGAGGGCGACCGCTACGAGAGCGCCCACATCATCGCCCCCGAACGGACACACCACGACGAGGATCAACTCGAGGTCATCGCGCCGGACAAACTCCGGGCGGAACTCGGCCTCGAGGACGACGATCACGTCACCGTCTACGTCGGTGATCGCCAATGA
- a CDS encoding histidine kinase has product MTLRSFIEEVDPAAVTIAVISVDGSGPLEAMLAETLETQSIDVETGTVDDFDGLEGWDGLEGYDAGDGDMVVLFEDGVPVAVSPMAELYDSILAINSDLFVTGARGLGEIELPDVLATLEDTRLRLRGYPLAHKEKLLLILVSRYIEQLAWNADNGTVRSSFQRFSRINDEDGTRAVYETLAAIDVDVHVYGLDDGASVDLDVAVHAGTSAAYRNTWFVVNRPAESAAGDAAALLCLETESRVWDGFWTTGPDRVAAIDDAIAREL; this is encoded by the coding sequence ATGACCCTCCGATCGTTCATCGAGGAGGTCGACCCTGCGGCGGTGACGATCGCCGTTATTAGCGTCGACGGCTCCGGACCGCTCGAGGCGATGCTCGCCGAGACGCTCGAGACCCAGTCGATCGACGTCGAGACCGGAACCGTGGACGACTTCGACGGTCTCGAGGGCTGGGACGGCCTCGAGGGGTACGACGCCGGCGACGGCGATATGGTCGTCCTGTTCGAGGACGGCGTTCCCGTCGCCGTCTCGCCGATGGCGGAGTTGTACGACTCGATTCTCGCGATCAACTCGGACCTGTTCGTGACGGGCGCACGCGGACTCGGCGAGATCGAGTTGCCGGACGTGCTCGCGACGCTCGAGGACACGCGCCTGCGACTTCGGGGCTATCCGCTCGCACACAAGGAGAAGTTGCTGTTGATCCTCGTCTCTCGGTACATCGAGCAACTGGCCTGGAACGCGGACAACGGGACGGTACGAAGTTCGTTTCAGCGATTCTCGCGGATCAACGACGAAGACGGGACGCGAGCGGTCTACGAAACGCTCGCGGCGATCGATGTCGACGTTCACGTCTACGGCCTCGACGACGGAGCGTCAGTCGACCTCGACGTCGCAGTACACGCCGGCACGAGTGCGGCCTATCGGAATACCTGGTTCGTCGTGAATCGGCCGGCGGAGTCGGCTGCTGGCGACGCAGCGGCGCTGCTCTGTCTCGAGACCGAGTCGCGAGTCTGGGACGGGTTCTGGACCACCGGCCCGGACCGCGTCGCGGCGATCGACGACGCGATCGCTCGCGAACTCTGA
- the twy1 gene encoding 4-demethylwyosine synthase TYW1 produces MSNSAESGVDAGTDADQDQDEGDGGPMQVSSPDYHSENHTAAQTCGWTANALRGEGKCYKNIYYGIESHRCIQMTPVVRCNERCVFCWRDHQGHSYEMDDVEWDDPEAVVDASLKLQKRLLSGFGGNDEVPREAFDQAMEPRHVAISLDGEPSLYPYLPELIDAFHDRDITTFLVSNGTRPEVLRECDPTQLYVSVDAAERHTFDQVVGAMEDDAWEKLLETMDVLADKDETRTVLRTTLVKGENMHHPDWYAGFYQQADPDFIEMKAYMHVGHSRGRLDRSAMPDHEEVVEFTEEIGEYMPEFTELKEVPASRVSLLSKTKDTWVPKLKKGSEFWERDPVTGD; encoded by the coding sequence ATGAGCAACTCCGCCGAGTCGGGCGTCGATGCTGGGACCGACGCCGACCAGGACCAGGACGAGGGCGACGGCGGTCCGATGCAGGTCTCGAGCCCGGACTACCACAGCGAGAATCACACGGCCGCCCAGACGTGCGGCTGGACGGCCAACGCCCTGCGCGGCGAGGGCAAGTGTTACAAGAACATCTACTACGGGATCGAGTCCCACCGCTGCATCCAGATGACGCCCGTCGTGCGGTGTAACGAGCGCTGCGTCTTCTGCTGGCGCGACCACCAGGGCCACTCCTACGAGATGGACGACGTCGAGTGGGACGACCCCGAGGCGGTCGTCGACGCCTCTCTCAAACTGCAAAAGCGGCTTCTCTCGGGCTTCGGCGGCAACGACGAGGTCCCGCGCGAGGCGTTCGACCAGGCGATGGAGCCCCGTCACGTCGCCATCTCCCTCGACGGCGAACCGTCGCTGTACCCGTACCTGCCCGAACTCATCGACGCCTTCCACGACCGCGACATTACGACCTTCCTCGTCTCGAACGGCACGCGACCCGAGGTGCTTCGAGAGTGCGACCCGACGCAACTGTACGTCAGCGTCGACGCTGCCGAACGCCACACGTTCGATCAGGTCGTCGGCGCGATGGAGGACGACGCCTGGGAGAAACTGCTCGAGACGATGGACGTCCTCGCCGACAAGGACGAGACCCGAACCGTGCTCCGAACGACGCTCGTCAAGGGCGAGAACATGCACCATCCCGACTGGTACGCCGGCTTCTACCAGCAGGCCGACCCCGACTTCATCGAGATGAAGGCGTACATGCACGTCGGCCACTCGCGGGGCCGACTCGACCGCTCGGCGATGCCCGACCACGAAGAGGTCGTCGAGTTCACCGAGGAGATCGGCGAGTACATGCCCGAGTTTACGGAACTCAAGGAGGTGCCGGCCTCCCGCGTGTCGTTGCTCTCGAAGACGAAGGATACGTGGGTGCCGAAACTGAAGAAAGGGAGCGAGTTCTGGGAGCGCGACCCGGTCACTGGTGATTGA
- a CDS encoding phosphoglycolate phosphatase, translating into MTADPPLVLDIDGTLTRPEGWGIDPRVFDPIRDWEAPVVIATGKAFPYPVALCHFVGIPELVVAENGGVVYTGDDVFFTADRAAAQAVLEDYRAAGYSTGWGPENTVNRWRETEIAVNLEQPIEPLREIAAAHGLEVVDTGYAYHVKDTDPNKGDGLETVAEHVGFDPEAAVAVGDSINDVSTFEVAGRSFAVANADETAKAAADEVLEEAHADGTLAALEQVRGSG; encoded by the coding sequence ATGACCGCCGATCCGCCGCTGGTTCTCGATATCGACGGCACACTCACCCGCCCCGAAGGGTGGGGCATCGACCCCCGCGTTTTCGATCCCATCCGCGACTGGGAGGCTCCCGTCGTTATCGCGACCGGGAAGGCTTTCCCCTACCCCGTCGCGCTCTGTCACTTCGTCGGCATCCCGGAACTCGTCGTCGCCGAAAACGGGGGCGTCGTCTACACCGGCGACGACGTCTTCTTCACCGCCGACCGGGCGGCCGCCCAGGCCGTCCTCGAGGACTACCGCGCCGCCGGCTACTCGACTGGTTGGGGACCCGAGAACACGGTGAATCGGTGGCGAGAGACCGAGATCGCCGTCAATTTAGAGCAGCCGATCGAGCCCTTACGCGAGATCGCCGCCGCACACGGCCTCGAGGTGGTCGACACCGGCTACGCCTACCACGTCAAGGATACCGATCCGAACAAGGGCGACGGTCTCGAGACGGTCGCCGAGCACGTCGGTTTCGACCCGGAGGCGGCCGTCGCCGTCGGCGACTCGATCAACGACGTCTCGACGTTCGAAGTCGCCGGCCGAAGCTTCGCCGTGGCGAACGCCGACGAGACGGCGAAAGCGGCGGCGGACGAGGTTCTGGAGGAGGCCCACGCGGATGGGACGCTGGCCGCGCTCGAGCAGGTTCGCGGCTCCGGGTGA
- the glpK gene encoding glycerol kinase GlpK, producing MTDNTYVGAVDQGTTGTRFIVFDHGGQVVANAYEKHEQIYPEPGWVEHDPREIWENTKHVITQALEQAGISADQLEAIGVTNQRETTLLWDADSGQPVHNAIVWQDRRTTDRVEQLEEDGLVGPIREKTGLEADAYFSATKAEWLLENADPIKMERARPDDISDRAERGEILFGTIDTWLIYNLTGNHITEVTNASRTMLYNIHDLEWDDELLSEFSVSEAMLPEVRPSSDDETYGTTDEEGFLEAEIPVAGALGDQQAALFGQTCFDAGDAKNTYGTGSFFLMNTGNEAVESDHGLLTTIGFQKSGEDVQYALEGSIFITGAAIEWLEDLSLIDDPAETAELARSVDSTDGVYVVPAFTGLGAPHWDQRARGTIVGMTRGTRKEHIVRATLESIAYQTRDVAEAMEADSGIEMTSLKVDGGAVKNNYLCQLQSDIIGSEIVRPVVDETTALGSAYAAGLAVGYWDDVDSLRDNWQIDREFAPEMDGDDADEMYDRWGDAIDRSLDWARDGGE from the coding sequence GTGACAGACAATACGTACGTCGGTGCGGTAGACCAAGGGACGACCGGTACGCGCTTCATCGTGTTCGATCACGGCGGGCAGGTTGTCGCGAACGCATACGAAAAACACGAACAGATTTATCCAGAACCCGGCTGGGTCGAACACGACCCGCGAGAGATCTGGGAAAATACAAAGCACGTCATCACGCAGGCGCTCGAGCAGGCGGGTATCAGCGCCGACCAACTCGAGGCCATCGGCGTGACCAACCAGCGCGAAACGACGCTGTTGTGGGACGCGGACTCCGGTCAGCCGGTCCACAACGCCATCGTCTGGCAGGATCGGCGCACGACCGACCGCGTCGAGCAACTCGAGGAGGACGGACTGGTCGGCCCCATCCGCGAGAAGACCGGCCTCGAGGCCGACGCCTACTTCTCGGCGACGAAAGCCGAGTGGCTGCTCGAGAACGCGGATCCGATCAAGATGGAACGCGCGCGCCCCGACGACATCAGCGACCGCGCGGAACGGGGCGAGATCCTCTTCGGAACGATCGACACGTGGCTGATCTACAACCTCACGGGCAACCACATCACCGAGGTCACGAACGCCTCGCGCACGATGTTGTACAACATCCACGACCTCGAGTGGGACGACGAACTCCTCTCCGAGTTCTCGGTTTCCGAGGCGATGTTGCCGGAGGTCCGTCCGTCGAGCGACGACGAAACGTACGGGACGACCGATGAGGAGGGCTTCCTCGAGGCCGAGATCCCCGTCGCGGGCGCGCTCGGCGACCAGCAGGCGGCCCTGTTCGGTCAGACCTGTTTCGACGCCGGCGACGCGAAGAACACCTACGGAACGGGCTCGTTCTTCCTGATGAACACCGGCAACGAGGCCGTCGAGAGCGATCACGGCCTCCTGACGACGATCGGGTTCCAGAAATCGGGCGAGGACGTCCAGTACGCCCTCGAGGGATCGATCTTCATCACCGGCGCGGCGATCGAGTGGCTCGAGGACCTGTCGCTGATCGACGATCCCGCGGAGACGGCGGAGCTCGCCCGCAGCGTCGACTCGACGGACGGCGTCTACGTCGTCCCCGCCTTCACGGGACTGGGTGCGCCCCACTGGGACCAGCGCGCACGCGGGACCATCGTCGGGATGACCCGCGGCACGCGCAAGGAACACATCGTTCGGGCGACCCTCGAGTCGATCGCCTACCAGACGCGGGACGTCGCGGAGGCGATGGAGGCCGATTCGGGGATCGAGATGACCTCCCTGAAGGTCGACGGCGGCGCGGTCAAGAACAACTACCTCTGTCAGCTCCAGTCGGATATCATCGGCTCGGAGATCGTCCGGCCGGTCGTCGACGAGACGACGGCGCTCGGATCGGCGTACGCCGCCGGTCTCGCCGTCGGCTACTGGGACGACGTCGACAGCCTGCGCGACAACTGGCAGATCGATCGCGAGTTCGCGCCCGAGATGGACGGCGACGACGCCGACGAGATGTACGACCGGTGGGGCGACGCGATCGATCGATCGCTCGACTGGGCGCGGGACGGTGGGGAGTAA